In the genome of Brachypodium distachyon strain Bd21 chromosome 3, Brachypodium_distachyon_v3.0, whole genome shotgun sequence, the window AATGATATCCAActataaaaaatacaaaactCGAGCAGCAGACACTAGCACTCGCTGTCATTTTTGTTTATCCTaggacaacaacaacaacacgaAGCATCCTCGAGTGCGGGCTGGGCAGGCACATCTGCACATGCAACCCTCGCCAACTAATGAATGATGTCCATCTATAGTGTCTTCTGAAACTCATGAGATGCTGATGCGAGCTGTTCCTATGCTCTTGTACTACGTCATTCTTTCATGGTAACCACCTGTGTTTGCATGCTTGGACATGTGACCTTACACAAGCTAAATTGAATCACAATATCTACGAGCAATAAAATACTGGTCGGTTTTGTTCATACTCTAGAAAAATTCCCTTCTTTTACAATAAAAGAGGACTACTGAAGCAGATAGATTTGCATGATAAATATTAATTAGTGTCATATTCCAGATCAAGAGCGTCGAGGGATAGAAAGAGGGAAATGGATGGTCACGGGAAGGTTCTTTCTTTAGATTCTTTTTGACTTTTTTAGAGCGGAGAGAGGCTCCTAGTTTGGTCCCAGTCTGTCGGACCGTGGCAAGTTCCCAGCTCTGTTCTTCTCGAACTGAGCTTGGCTTTAACTGCATGCCAATTATTTGACCACTGATCAGAGGTTGCTGCCTTCTTTCTTCCCTGGTTCCACACGACAACTCTATAGTAGAGCATCTGGTCATACACGCCATTGGAAAGTCCGGCTTGAACGACGACTTCATTCATTCCCTGCTTCCACTGGGCTGCCTTATCTGGTTGGTCATGCAAGCTATGATTACCTGACGAAATTTCTTATTCGGCCAGCGTGATTGCTGCAGAAAATTTCATGGCACAACTGCACAAGGCTCGTGTGCTTCTTGATAACAAAACGACAGGGGAAAGGCACCAAAAACCACTTGCCTAGAAGATTATGTTAGGTGCCGGTACGGGACAAGGAAGACATCTTCTGGGCGATCTGGCTGCCGCCTCTCTCTTGGACCGGCTAACTAATTGTATTGGTTCTTTTCCCTTGGGCGTTCCGCGGAGTTCCCAAATTAATTAGCGGGTCCATGTAAAGAGTGTGGTACTGTTCCGTTCTAAAAGGTCAGACAAGATCTGTTCAGTAAACCGTGCCACTGAAGCTGGTCGTCTTCAACCGCCAATGTATAGTGTACGCAACGTCGTAGGAGTACTAGATTCGTAGACCCTAATGTCTTATACCCATGGTTACCAAAGCTACTGGTCCGGAGTATCATAGCCAATAAATTAAGCCACTCGCGTTAaattaatttaaaaaatactactttcgtcccatattaagtgactcaaaattgTATTAATATGAAtataaaatatgtctagattggaacggagggagggaAGTAGTTTGTTGGCACATCAACCGGTACGTAGAGCCGCCCGAAGAGAAGCAGTCCAGAAAAGTAGGCAGGAATTTGGTCTCTTGCACGAACTGAAAGTGACGGCCATGATCAGCGCGCAGAGGTAGCCAAGCAGTCGTGCTCGTGCATGGCTTTCTGGGTCTCCGCCTCATCTCCGGGCTCCAGCTGGTGAGACCGGGAAGAAACCACACCACGCCGTTGGCCGTGAATGCTGTACAAATACTACTCTCGTGCGTACGTGAAGGACCGAATGCAAGTGGTCGAAATTGAAAAATAGTGGAACGAAAGGCACGTCAGTCGCCAAAGAAGTGCGGTAGCTTTGGGTGGCTCGCCTTCTCGTGCATCGATCGCATGGGGGAGTTCGTATCCAAAACATACGAAACCTGACGACTGATGGAGCCCCTGGTACTCTATTAACTgttacaatatattaaattggaatcggtAGTGATGGGTGGACGTCGTTGGTCGGTGTTGATCGGTCAACTTcattaaaattacaatcaatatgtcactgttcctttttttttctcccgccttattcacgatttcagtagcagaaattctacggtttagatttaccgaaagttatcgtacagttcaaatttgtcacaacataatacgaacagtcctaaaataaatcaatctccttagcatgaaatccaaaattcttcgtatccatctcagtatggaaatcaatccgaacccaaacaaaaaatctcggtatcaatctcagtatggaaatcaatccaatcgaaaaatcaatgtccagacttcgcctccaccggctcgtgcttaatacactttccgttgttctgtagcatcgcacgggttcttttgctagtagTCAATATATCGTGTACGCTTCCTTTTTTCCGCTCTCGCGTTGGCCACCACTAAGAAGCAAAACAGGACTTCAAAAGGAACATATAATGAGATGAATCCTACTAAGATAGTAAGATTGTCTTGTGAACTTGTGATCATCCCGTCATCCGATTGATAAGGTCGATGGTGTGTGCGTGTCTGCGTGAATATACCACGTGCATACTTATGTATTACTATACTCATGGTATTATACTATGGTTCTATCCGTGCGTGTAAACACTTCGATAagttactactccctccttttcaaaaaggTATTAAAAATATACTCCAATATTAAATGCATAAggtttctaaatatttttatttcttatgtttttcaattttatGATAAATATGAATTTTTACTTGAGAAAACAATTATCTCAAAAATATATGTCAAACTAATCAACTATATAATCAAGAGATCGCGATACATTTGTGTGCCACGTTGAATATAATCAAGTGACTGGCTAATAAGCTAGTGTGTCAGTTTTGGTAGGATGAACAAACGACCACCAATTCAAATCTTTATATTTtaactagctaaatgtccgtACTTTGTTACGAGATTAAGAATTTGCTTCTCTACGAGATTAAGAATCTGTGGTTGCGGctcatattttttaaaatttctgataaataataattatcttaaaatattttgaattttttttatcttgaaAGTCATCAAAACCAATTAAGAatagtcaaaagatcatgatatGTATAAAAAGAGTGGCAATTAGATGAGTCCGTAGCCATTAAGGGATAGCATTATTGGAGTAAACGGAAGAGTGGTTATTCGCTCAGCCACACCCCCCGCGTCGCCCTCCTCTGGCGACACGGGGAAACCCTAGCTGCTGCGGCCTAGgggcctcctccctccctcccctgcgctgccgccgccggatgGGGTGCCGGCGAAGCCGTGCACGCCCTGGGAAGGTGGCGGTGGGGCGGTTTCAGCTCGCCCTTCCAGGCTCGCGGGGCGTGCGCGAAGCGGGCGCAGAGCGGGGGTTGCCGGGCGCAGCGTTGGGTTGGCCGGGGTGGCAGCTCccagggcggcgcgggctTCGGTGGCGGCGTGCGTTGGTGGCCAAGTCCGGCTGTGGATCCGGCGCTGGTGGGTGTTGGGCGCCGGATCTGGCCTACGGCCGACTTGGCCGGCCTGATGGCGGACGGCGGGGTTTCTCGGAGGTGATTCCAGCTGCTGATCTGGTGCAGCCGCTCGTCTCCTGTCCCTGCGCGTGTGGCTTTGGCTCGCAGGCTTCTGGCCGGCATGGCTGCAGCGGGGGATGCCGGGACGGCGGTCCCGGGACATGTCTTTGCTTGTCAGGGCTGTCGATCTGGTGTTTTGGGGCGCAGATTCGTCTTGGGCAGGCAGAGGAAGGATGTCGACACGGCGACCTCGGAAGGGGGTGAAGGCGGTTGCTCCGCAGCCCGTAGTTGGGTTCTGGATGccggggcggcggctccgggGTGTGTGTTGGTCCTCAAGCGGTCCGATGCGATGGAATCTGTTGGGTTCTTGAGGCGCGCCTCACTTCCACTTGCGTCGGGGCGGCCCAAACCTGCTCCTCTCCGCGGTTTTGGTTTCTCTCCCCTTCGAAGGGCGGCGGTGAGCGCGGTGTGGTGGTGCGATGCTTTGGCAAAGCTGTTTCCGTGCTCCTTGGAGCCTGTCAAGGTCCTTCGGCCCCTCTCTGGTGAGTCATGCCGGATCTGACTTGCTCAGTGGAGGGGTGATGCGTTCTTCGATGTGGCGGGGAGTTTTTTCAGTGCATCCGTTGGTGCGTTGGTGTGTAGGTGGAGCGTTTGTTTGTCGTTTCGGTCCTCCTGTTGACTATTTGGGGCCTTGTCCTCTTGTATCTGGTTTTTGCCCAGTTTTCCCTAATTAAGTGGGCAATTCTATTTCTTCTATAATGAAATGCGGAAACTCCTTGTCCCTTTGaggtgttctaaaaaaaaatattattggaaTGAACTCGCGACCACCCCAACTaagatctttataagtgtaaagataaAAATTAAAGGTAACACAGATGAATCTAATAATTTTCCATCCTAACTTCGCCACCACTAAAACAATGTTGATGCATGGGCACGGTTATTATTCTTTTCTGTGTGACTTGACACGATATAATATGGTTAAGCAAACCCGCGTGCAGAATGAAGCGTGAATGATCACGTAACTTTAATAAAACCAACAAGTTGCAAAGATCTTTTTGAGGCAGATAATTAAACTAATTAACCACACAAGAAAAAACTTGGCATGCATTTCGTGGTTTTGTCCAGTAGGAGTAAATAAATGAAGTAACACCCTCAGCAAAGCCGATTGCACAACCAATTCAAGTGCGAGTTCCAGGTGGATACATGCGCGCGCATGCATGGTACGGGTACATGCATGGAAGTCCAACGACGACAGTGATATATGGCCGCCCGGCCGGATCGAACGAAGCACGAGGTTCACGAACCTGTGTCGTATTTGCAAGCTAACAACAATGCAGGCAACGATCGCAAGATTTGCAAACTGCTTCGGCGTCCAGGTGCATGTCCCTCTCACTCTCCAGGTACTACGTGTTGGCGTGCAGCTGCCGTATGGTACTTGTCGATTTTGGGAAGGATCCTTCGAGATCACTGAAGTGCAAATCAAGCGCATGCAAATTTCTCGTTACGCACGCGTGTGCTGGCCCGGGCCGTTGGCCGAGGCAGGGGTACGTGTGTGGCGATGGGAGTCCAGGTGTGGCCGAGCGCGCGCATCGTTCAGGCCGCCTGGGACCGGCATGGAAAGGGCCAAGGGGGGCAGAGACGGCGACCGGACAGAGCTCACTGAGCGCGAGTCCACCGTAATGGCCTGGGGCGGCACCGACCGTGTTCCCTTGCCTCCACTCGGGCAGTATAATCCCTGTCACGGCTTCACGGGCCCTGTGCGCAGTGCGGACTGCTGCAGCCCGTCCTAGTCCCAGGCGTTCACGTTCAGAATATATATACGAGCATGTCACAGATCGGCCGCCAGGTTCAGTGCACCGCAGCCCGCAGGACGAACAGGGCAAAAAACTTCTACTCCATACTATGCGATACGGAGAGAGCAGACGCGAACTGTTCAAGATCGGTAAACTTGGCTCTCTCTCCTTTTAATCGATTTTAcagcattgtacatgctctgaGCTGACTcggctctttttttttccagggaAATTAATGGGCCATTCGCCATTGTATCACGAGTTCACGACGTCCGATGGAAGAACAATGAACTTGGGCCGAATTCCTATGACCAGAAAACAAGCCAGTTTTTAGGGTCAGTGGCTGTTGTCCATTTGCTTTATGGGCTTTTATCCATCATCGGATCATCCCGAGATATTACCGTGTTCAAGTCCAGCCaatgttttctaaaaaaaaagctccaGCCAATGTTACCAATAATCAATATGGTCTCCGTAAAAAGGCCCAACCAATGGCATAACAAATTGTACCTATAGATACTTTCAGTTTTccttaaatatattttttgatttGTATTTGTCGTTTGTTATGTATGAGAAAAGGCTGGAGATTcagtaaaaaagaagatagaagGAGATGATATACATCCGTCGAAGCTTTTTTCTTGAACTATAGATTGAAATTCATTATGTGAAATCATGTGAATCCTTTCTCTACTTCGGTCACCTGATCATTGAAAGTTATCTTTGAAACATCATAAGCTTTTTGAGGCCACTGGGATGCCTAAGCACTAAGACAAAACCTCTTGAAAAAGGAATCTAAAGATCAGATCagtcttttttctctctttctcgaACTATATAGATTGAAATTCTAGTTCAATTTCTTAGTGTCACGATGGATTATTCCGACGGATATTTATATGTTGTTGTCAACAAAACTCAAAGTTTTAATGACAACTTGAACTTTCCTTTTTTACACACCGGTGTTTACGACTGTATCACGGCGTTTGCCAGTTTTGTACTTCTCGGCAGCAAGAAGACCGTGACACGTTATACTACCACATCTCCAAAGTCCAACCTCGATCGTTTCTTGTCCCACGTCCCAAAGATGCCTAGGATTCAGTCCGAAACAGAGGGACCAATCTGTTGCTAGTCGAACCCCAACTTGGCAAAGCAAACCGCAACTGACGGTGACCGCGACTAGAGTGGAAGAACCCCGTCGAGGCGTCGATACACAATCCCGAATAAAGAAACGAGAACGCGAGGGCCCCCCATgagcagagagagagctagagagagtcAACACCGGCCCGGGGAAAGAGAGATGCTCGGGAACCCGACGAACGCAGTACGCAGGCAGGCGGCCGCACCCTCACGTACTTGACGAATCCGCCGGCTCACGACAACGGCCGAATTGAAGTAGCTCCTCCGCAGTAAACCATCGTCGCGCGCGCATATGTCACTCGCGAGCTTCCATGAACCCAGCCCCGGTTCATTCCACTTCCaatccgcagcagcagcacaagcTATGAAGATGAAGCCATGGTGCCTGTTGCCGTGGCGTCGGCTGGCGCTGGCCACGCTGCTATGCGTGTGCACGCTCCCCGCCCCGGCGCGGTCCCAgagcgcgcccgcgccggcaccggcaccggcgagCGTGGAGGGGTTCAACTGCTCCGCCAACAGCACGTACCCGTGCCAGGCCTACGCGCTGTACCGCGCGGGCTTCGCCGGGGTGCCGCTCGACCTCTCGGCGGTGGGCGACCTCTTCGGCGTCAGCCGCTTCATGATCGCGCACGCCAACAACCTGTCCaccacggccgcgccggccgccgggcaGCCGCTGCTCGTGCCGCTCCAGTGCGGGTGCCCGTCCAGGTCGCCCAACGCCTACGCGCCCACGCAGTACCAGATCGACTCGGGCGACACCTACTGGATCGTCTCCGTCACCAAGCTCCAGAACCTGACGCAGTACCAGGCCGTCGAGCGCGTCAACCCCACGCTGACGCCCACCAAGCTGGAAGTCGGGGACATGGTCACGTTCCCCATCTTCTGCCAGTGCCCTGCCGCCGCGGGCAACGACAACGCCACCGCGCTCGTCACCTACGTCATGCAACAGGGCGACACCTACGCCTCCATCGCCGACGCCTTTGCCGTAAACGCCCAGTCGCTCGTCTCCCTCAACGGGCCAGAGCAGGGCACGAAGCTCTTCTCGGAAATACTCGTGCCGCTCCGTCGCCAGGTGCCGCAGTGGCTGCCGCCAATCGTGGCCCGGAACAGCGTGCCGGTCacgccggccccgccgccttCCGCTACGCCCAACCCGAGCGTCGCGACGGACAATCAGAACGGGGTGGTCACCGGGCTGGCTGTTGGGCTGGGCGTCGTCGGTGGGCTCTGGCTGCTgcagatgctgctgctggcctgcCTGTGGAGGCGGCTCAAGGCCAAGGCGGGGCGGGGAAGGGAGGCGGTCGTGAGCGGCGAGAGCGGTGAGGCCGGTAGGTTTGCCAAGAGCGGGTctgccggcggcgtcggcggggagagATTCTTGGTCAGCGACATATCCGAGTGGCTGGACAAGTACAGGGTGTTCAAGGTCGAGGAGCTGGAGCGCGGCACGGGGGGATTCGACGACGCGCACCTCATCCAGG includes:
- the LOC100826151 gene encoding serine/threonine receptor-like kinase NFP gives rise to the protein MSLASFHEPSPGSFHFQSAAAAQAMKMKPWCLLPWRRLALATLLCVCTLPAPARSQSAPAPAPAPASVEGFNCSANSTYPCQAYALYRAGFAGVPLDLSAVGDLFGVSRFMIAHANNLSTTAAPAAGQPLLVPLQCGCPSRSPNAYAPTQYQIDSGDTYWIVSVTKLQNLTQYQAVERVNPTLTPTKLEVGDMVTFPIFCQCPAAAGNDNATALVTYVMQQGDTYASIADAFAVNAQSLVSLNGPEQGTKLFSEILVPLRRQVPQWLPPIVARNSVPVTPAPPPSATPNPSVATDNQNGVVTGLAVGLGVVGGLWLLQMLLLACLWRRLKAKAGRGREAVVSGESGEAGRFAKSGSAGGVGGERFLVSDISEWLDKYRVFKVEELERGTGGFDDAHLIQGSVYKASIDGEVFAVKKMKWDACEELKILQKVNHSNLVKLEGFCINPATGDCYLVYEYVENGSLDVCLLDRGGRARRLDWRTRLHIALDLAHGLQYIHEHTWPRVVHKDIKSSNVLLDARLRAKIANFGLARSGHNAVTTHIVGTQGYIAPEYLADGLVTTKMDVFAYGVVLLELVSGREAAAAADNGELLLADAEERVFRGREEKLEARAAAWMDPVLAEQSCPPGSVAAVVSVARACLQRDPAKRPSMVDVAYTLSRAEEYFADYSGESVSVNGSGELAAR